In Papaver somniferum cultivar HN1 chromosome 9, ASM357369v1, whole genome shotgun sequence, the genomic stretch tgTCAGATAGTGGAGAGTATGCGGTTAAAGAAGCCGAACTTGATGAAGAGTTTTGGGTaattttttaagtaattttgaaattctaattctaatttttttttccgaATTAGATTCTGAAGGTGGGTTTAATTTGGGTTGTCTTTTGAGTAGGCATCAGCATCGTTGAAAACAGAAGGACTTTACAAATATCGATCGCAGATCCGGTTTGTATTACGTATCTGATAACTGAATTTCATTTCATCCAAACAGGAACTTCTAGATCTTGAGTTCATAAGTTATCGATTTTAGGAGTATTCTCGAGATTATAATCTTGATACTTTGTATGGTTAACAGATCTTTTAGTAGCTACGAAAAGGAGAAATACGCCAAAGTGGTAAAACTAAACTTACACTACTGACTGAAAATTAGTAATGCATCACATGAGAACTGTGCTGCTTATTGGCTTACTGTCTTGTCTATGCAGGAGTATAGTGTGATAATAAAGCGATATATGATACGTTATATAGAACCGTTCATGTGCATTATTGCTGTAAGAAAGGAAGGCGAGAATCTGCTTCAAAATGTTATTGGAACACTGGATCTTCGTGTCAACTATCTGTTAGAGGTGCATTATACTTGAACAATTTTCTAATATAAGTTTGCAATTTGATGTTGAGAATCACCTAAGATTTGGATCCCTTGGTTTTCCAGGAACTTGTGAAGCGGCCAAAACTGTATAGCACCTTCAAAGAAAGAGGATCAGAGAAATGTGGCATAATAACGAACGTAACTGTTGCTGAGAGTGCACGTCAACAAGGTGTTGGAAGCAGCATGCTGAAGTTTGCAATTGAAGCTGCAAAAGAAGAAGGTAAGACTATCCCTCCGTCCCTTGGCTTATTTATGTTCTCTTGCAGTCATCCAAATTCCATGCTTAAGGAAAACTAATGCAAGTATGCGACCAATAATCTTGGATTTGGTGTGTCAGGAGGTGTAAAGTAGGTATTCTTACAAGTCCATAGGGATAACGAACCAGCATTGGCACTATACAGAAAAATGGGATTTGAGGTAATAATACTTTTATTTACTGATCTGCTTTTCATTCAGTTTCTGATATTTTTAACAATCAGGTCCTGACATGAAAATTTCT encodes the following:
- the LOC113312055 gene encoding uncharacterized protein LOC113312055, which gives rise to MNVFDHQTTRPKLLHFPSSLHGRRIQHKPPVLVSFPAKTEFNPKFLHPSRKSVLVSCPATMKFRPVLFASPRDNEEFSSGSEEEEEPIIQEHGGAFILSDSGEYAVKEAELDEEFWASASLKTEGLYKYRSQIRSFSSYEKEKYAKVEYSVIIKRYMIRYIEPFMCIIAVRKEGENLLQNVIGTLDLRVNYLLEELVKRPKLYSTFKERGSEKCGIITNVTVAESARQQGVGSSMLKFAIEAAKEEGGVK